Genomic window (Planktothrix serta PCC 8927):
CTGAAGCAATTTTTCGTCAATTAGTCGAAAATCAACCTAAAGAAGCTAAATATCATTTTTATTTAGGAAACACTTTATTTTATCAACAAAAAATCGATGAAGCCACTCAAGAATATCAAGAAGCAATTCGTTTAAATTCTCAATATGCACTGGCTTATAATGCTTTGGGATTTTTACACGCCAGTCAAGGACAATGGGATGAAGCGATCGCCCAATATCAAAAAGCCTTAGAAATTAATTCTGACTATGCGGAAGCCTTAAAAAATTTAGGTGAAGCCTTGTGGAAAAAAGGTAATACTACTGAAGCAACTAATGTGTGGAAAAAAGCCTTAGAATTATATACAAAACAGGGAAATAATAAAGCCGTCCAACAACTTGAACGAGTGTTAAATCAAACCTCACAATAATATTAATTACCGGGGCGGGTTCCGTCACAATTTATAATTCCTACAGATCATCTTTATAAACCCGCCCTATTACTACAACAAATGTTAAATCAAACCGCACAATAATATTAATTGTAGGGGCGGGTTCCGTCACAATTTATGATTTCTACAGATCACCTTTATAAACCCGCCCTATTACATTTTTTAGGTCATCTGATAAAAATGAATAATCAGGATGAGTATAGAGTTTTTGATAAAAATTTCTGAGTTCAGAATAGCCTGACTCAGCATTTTTTAAAGTTTGTTGATCAGAATGTAAACGAAAACTCGATAATTTTTGATTAACAAATCCAATTTTATAATGACCCATGATTCTTAACCAGAGATCTAAATCTAACAACTGTTTAAATTCTGAGTCAAACCCCCCCAGTTGTTCAACCGCTTCTTTTTTTATCAAAATGGTACTGGGTTCTCCAATTTTATTAAGTGGACTCTGAAGCAACTGAGGATCAGCTAATAAATCTTTTCCGGTTTGAATAGGTTTTAAGTCAGACCAAGCTTGATGTAAATCTTGATAACCATAATAAGCTCTAAGCAAGATTTTATTTGCGATCGCTTCTGGAGATAGAATAATATTTCTAGGTGAAAAAACTAGACCTATTTCTGCATCTGTTTCCGCTAAATTTACGAATTCTTCAAGACAATTGGGTTCTAATAAATCATCTTGGAACAAAAATTTAATATATTTCCCGTGAGCTTGAGAGACACAATAATTCCAATTTTTGGCTAACCCATATTGTTCATGCTGAAATAGGGATACTTTCAAAGAACAATTTTTCTGAAAAGATTGAATAATTTCTAAAGTTTTATCCGTTGAACTATCATCAGAGATAATAATTTCTAAATGCGGATAGGTTTGATCAACGACACTTGATAACGCCTCTTTTAGATATTTTTCCCCATTATAAGTGGGAATACAAATACTCACGAGGGGAAGTTCAGAAGCAGAACCTTTAAATTGAGGTGCAATTTTAGGAGAATCTGAAACTGGAGAACCACTTAAATAAGCTTCTTGTAAAATTTGACCATAACTTTCTACCATTTGTTCAAAGTTATTAAATCGTTCTAAAACCTTTGAGGAATTTTGAGCTAGGTGCGATCGCAATTTTTCATCCGTTAATAACTGAGTGATAACCTTTGCTAAAGCGTCAATATTACCCGCAGGATAAAATAGCCCATTCACCCCCTGTTTAACTTGTTCTTTGACTCCAAAAACAGGTGTAGCAATAATCGGTAAACCATAAG
Coding sequences:
- a CDS encoding tetratricopeptide repeat protein — protein: MKKNPLNSTLVTTIIWGILLVFPSRVQAQNDLPNADDLRSEPNEAEQQRLDQQKNRQAIVRQGIQLYQARNYAASEAIFRQLVENQPKEAKYHFYLGNTLFYQQKIDEATQEYQEAIRLNSQYALAYNALGFLHASQGQWDEAIAQYQKALEINSDYAEALKNLGEALWKKGNTTEATNVWKKALELYTKQGNNKAVQQLERVLNQTSQ